One genomic window of Natronospira bacteriovora includes the following:
- a CDS encoding DUF4136 domain-containing protein yields MNRHRPVLLLPLLALLLACAAPVKTEYDRQADLDQLQRFAWQAPGQHAVEDPVLDFTLLDVRVARAAEIVLSQRGFQVVDAAEADFLVTYHLIERSQPSGSGASIGIGMGSGGFGTGVAVGTSRSRMQRVILIDILDADSGALLWRGWHDRSERQDRLDTPGLERLLGQVLDRFPPGR; encoded by the coding sequence ATGAACCGCCACCGCCCCGTCCTGCTGCTGCCCCTTCTGGCGTTGCTGCTCGCCTGTGCCGCGCCGGTCAAGACCGAATACGACCGCCAGGCGGATCTCGATCAGCTGCAGCGCTTTGCCTGGCAGGCGCCAGGCCAGCACGCGGTGGAAGATCCGGTTCTGGATTTCACACTGCTGGATGTGCGCGTGGCGCGGGCCGCGGAAATCGTACTGAGTCAGCGCGGCTTCCAGGTGGTTGACGCCGCAGAAGCGGATTTCCTGGTGACCTATCACCTGATTGAACGTAGCCAGCCGTCCGGTTCCGGGGCCAGCATCGGCATCGGCATGGGCAGTGGCGGCTTTGGCACCGGCGTGGCGGTGGGAACCAGCCGCAGCCGCATGCAGCGGGTCATTCTCATCGACATCCTCGATGCCGACAGCGGCGCCCTGCTCTGGCGCGGCTGGCATGATCGCAGTGAACGCCAGGACCGCCTCGATACACCCGGCCTGGAGCGCCTGCTTGGCCAGGTGCTGGATCGGTTCCCACCCGGCCGCTGA
- the dinB gene encoding DNA polymerase IV has protein sequence MADRLILHVDLDAFYASVEQLDNPELQGRPVIVGGLGGRGVVSAASYEARRFGVHSAMPGARARQLCPEGVFLAPRMARYRELSAIVFDCFRALTPLVEGLSLDEAFLDLSADPGAREHPKACAQGLREQIRARTGLVASVGIAPNKFVAKLASDLGKPDGLVHVSEAGLRAFLDPLPVERLWGVGEATTARLRRADIRSFGALRRTPEPRLRALVGRQAPRLLALARGDDHRAVTPERTARSISTERTFDRDLKDRSELQTLMADMAEQVAARLRSKSLQCRTVAVKLRSPDFRTFSRQQSLGQPSDAGPALRRIAQSLADEWWRQQGPRPRLRLAGVVARDLLENTGQMGLFTGRDTAAGKDRDTDRLLDAARERFGEGLLRRGMARGKRSDSEPGV, from the coding sequence ATGGCTGACCGCCTGATCCTGCACGTGGATCTGGATGCCTTCTATGCCTCGGTGGAACAGCTGGACAACCCCGAACTGCAAGGCCGGCCGGTCATCGTTGGTGGCCTGGGCGGACGCGGCGTGGTCTCAGCAGCCAGCTATGAAGCTCGCCGCTTCGGCGTGCATTCGGCCATGCCCGGGGCCCGCGCCCGCCAGCTCTGCCCGGAGGGCGTGTTTCTCGCCCCACGCATGGCCCGCTACCGCGAACTCTCGGCCATCGTCTTCGACTGTTTCCGGGCCCTGACTCCCCTGGTGGAAGGCCTGTCCCTGGACGAGGCCTTTCTCGATCTGAGCGCCGACCCCGGCGCCCGTGAGCATCCGAAAGCCTGCGCCCAGGGGCTGCGGGAGCAGATTCGCGCCCGAACCGGCCTGGTGGCCTCGGTCGGCATCGCCCCCAACAAGTTCGTGGCCAAGCTGGCCTCGGATCTGGGCAAGCCGGATGGCCTGGTGCATGTCAGCGAAGCGGGCCTTCGTGCCTTTCTCGATCCCCTGCCGGTGGAACGCCTCTGGGGGGTGGGCGAGGCAACCACCGCCCGGCTGCGACGGGCTGATATCCGCAGCTTCGGCGCCCTGCGGCGCACCCCGGAGCCACGTCTGCGGGCCCTGGTGGGTCGGCAGGCACCGCGTCTGCTGGCCCTGGCCCGTGGCGATGACCATCGGGCCGTGACCCCGGAACGGACAGCCCGCTCCATCAGCACCGAACGCACCTTCGATCGGGATCTGAAGGATCGCAGCGAACTGCAGACGTTGATGGCCGACATGGCCGAACAGGTCGCCGCCCGTCTGCGATCGAAATCCCTGCAGTGTCGCACCGTGGCGGTAAAACTGCGCAGCCCCGATTTTCGCACCTTCAGTCGCCAGCAGAGCCTGGGACAGCCCAGCGATGCGGGGCCGGCACTTCGGCGCATTGCCCAGTCACTGGCGGATGAATGGTGGCGTCAGCAGGGTCCGCGGCCGCGTCTGCGCCTGGCCGGCGTGGTCGCTCGTGATCTGCTGGAAAACACCGGCCAGATGGGACTGTTCACCGGCAGGGACACGGCCGCGGGCAAGGACCGGGACACCGATCGCCTGCTGGATGCGGCACGTGAACGCTTCGGTGAGGGCCTATTGCGCCGGGGCATGGCGCGAGGCAAGCGCTCAGACAGTGAGCCCGGTGTCTGA
- a CDS encoding DegV family protein, which yields MSRHPAIAYLDGHRLRLALQVGVHQLLSRQQHLNKINVFPVADGDTGTNLSLTLHAMLGGLRARPERHAGRALARVADAGLDGARGNSGAIMAQFFQGLSDAAAAHARLSPDHFAVAAHAGASYAREALSEPREGTLLSVLSAFAEAVRQQAARRRADFITLLDDALQQSEIALARTPDQLAVLRKAGVVDAGAEGFVELLRGMRDFLSEGEARRPPAATIAGLDGEAAHAHEGDEAQATHRYCTECVVLGEDMDPRKLREALTDEGDSLVIAGARHKLKVHLHTNQPDRAFNIAAGFGEVHGQKADDMWQQQRDVSNRSRKVAIVTDSAADIPDKLIDELGIHVIPVHVRFGEASYLDKLSMSWEDFYRRLDEDPNHPATSQPAPGEFRRIYQMLASHYDSIISIHVTAAASGTWQSAVSAARRLEDADIHVVDSRSVSAGLGQLVMAAAEKAGEGADARAVLEHMEAHRDRTRVWGAVADLSFGVRGGRVSPAKQKIVDALHLTPVLTARRNGKVDAGGVLFGQSRTVERFTGFVARRARKGRHYRLLVGHCNAAEEGQALLDALRQRIPEVDALPLVPVGPALGAHAGPGTLVASLQERDVDDPRTP from the coding sequence ATGAGCCGTCATCCCGCCATCGCCTACCTGGATGGACACCGCCTGCGACTGGCCTTGCAGGTCGGCGTCCATCAGCTGCTCAGCCGGCAGCAGCACCTGAACAAGATCAATGTCTTTCCGGTCGCGGACGGCGATACCGGCACCAACCTCAGCCTCACCCTCCACGCCATGCTTGGCGGCCTGCGGGCCCGGCCGGAACGCCATGCCGGGCGCGCCCTGGCACGGGTGGCCGATGCCGGCCTGGATGGTGCCCGAGGCAATTCCGGGGCCATCATGGCGCAGTTCTTCCAGGGGCTGTCGGATGCCGCCGCAGCCCATGCCCGGCTGAGCCCGGATCATTTCGCCGTGGCGGCGCATGCCGGTGCGAGCTACGCCCGCGAAGCCCTGAGTGAGCCCCGAGAGGGCACGCTGCTGAGCGTTCTCTCGGCCTTTGCCGAAGCCGTGCGGCAACAGGCCGCACGCCGCCGCGCCGATTTCATCACCCTGCTGGATGACGCCCTTCAACAAAGCGAAATCGCCCTGGCCCGCACGCCGGATCAGCTGGCGGTACTGCGCAAGGCCGGGGTCGTGGATGCCGGAGCGGAAGGCTTTGTGGAACTGCTGCGCGGCATGCGCGACTTTCTCAGTGAGGGCGAGGCGCGCCGGCCGCCGGCCGCCACCATCGCAGGGCTGGACGGCGAAGCCGCCCATGCCCATGAAGGGGATGAGGCCCAGGCCACGCACCGTTACTGCACGGAATGCGTGGTGCTGGGAGAGGACATGGATCCGCGCAAGCTGCGCGAAGCCCTCACGGATGAAGGTGATAGCCTGGTCATTGCCGGCGCCCGCCACAAGCTCAAGGTTCACCTGCACACCAACCAGCCGGATCGGGCCTTCAACATTGCCGCCGGTTTCGGTGAAGTGCACGGCCAGAAGGCCGACGACATGTGGCAGCAACAGCGGGATGTGAGCAACCGCAGCCGCAAGGTGGCCATCGTCACCGATTCCGCCGCTGACATTCCGGACAAGCTCATCGACGAGCTGGGCATTCACGTCATCCCCGTGCATGTGCGTTTCGGCGAAGCCAGCTACCTGGACAAGCTGAGCATGAGCTGGGAAGACTTCTACCGACGCCTGGACGAAGACCCCAATCACCCGGCCACCTCCCAACCGGCTCCGGGTGAGTTCCGCCGCATCTACCAGATGCTGGCCAGCCATTACGACAGCATCATCTCGATTCACGTCACGGCCGCCGCCTCCGGTACCTGGCAATCCGCGGTGAGCGCGGCCAGGCGCCTGGAAGACGCGGACATTCACGTGGTGGACAGCCGCAGTGTGTCGGCCGGGCTCGGGCAGCTGGTGATGGCCGCCGCCGAGAAGGCCGGTGAAGGGGCCGATGCCCGGGCCGTTCTCGAACACATGGAGGCCCATCGGGATCGCACCCGCGTCTGGGGCGCGGTGGCTGATCTCAGTTTCGGGGTGCGCGGTGGCCGGGTGTCACCGGCCAAGCAGAAGATCGTGGATGCCCTGCACCTCACTCCCGTCCTGACCGCCCGTCGCAACGGCAAGGTGGATGCCGGCGGCGTCCTGTTCGGCCAGAGCCGAACGGTGGAACGCTTCACCGGCTTCGTCGCCCGACGCGCCCGCAAAGGGCGCCACTATCGCCTGCTTGTGGGTCACTGCAATGCCGCCGAGGAGGGCCAGGCCCTGCTGGATGCCCTGCGGCAGCGAATCCCGGAGGTGGACGCCCTCCCCCTGGTACCGGTGGGCCCGGCACTTGGCGCCCATGCCGGCCCCGGCACCCTGGTGGCCTCCCTGCAGGAACGCGACGTGGATGACCCCCGAACGCCATGA
- a CDS encoding PPC domain-containing protein, which produces MDKETINTWGRWGGVVIAMSALALAGCNSSSDDGGGINTASESRSISEDVWHEYETEVPADTTKLTVRLHELGGDADLWVIGPGGAPSCGSFNAGTQPDECEFDDPREGSWTIEVEGWDPGTYNYRLTVTLEPSDREATLEFVDEGSWAPAAATLAASQDRHDRAADQLSLLTAIAELSIGQNGEADYYFKQDDQLMGQLQMNVTQHQGQREVSFKLVAEAHAGERLVMSTLPGQPMVFDGMATQAAQGVLAFRSNDGRAELSLGQDTATAADIRVLAEPGPVFSEQSWMQDDTQLEFIRH; this is translated from the coding sequence ATGGATAAGGAAACAATCAATACATGGGGCCGCTGGGGCGGTGTCGTCATTGCCATGTCGGCACTGGCATTGGCCGGCTGTAACAGCAGCAGCGATGACGGTGGTGGCATCAACACCGCGTCGGAAAGCCGGAGCATTTCTGAGGATGTCTGGCACGAGTATGAAACCGAAGTGCCGGCAGATACCACCAAGCTGACGGTTCGTCTGCATGAACTGGGCGGTGATGCGGATCTATGGGTGATCGGCCCCGGTGGGGCGCCCAGCTGTGGCTCATTCAATGCGGGTACGCAGCCAGACGAATGCGAATTCGATGACCCGCGGGAAGGAAGCTGGACGATCGAGGTCGAGGGCTGGGATCCGGGAACCTACAATTATCGTCTTACCGTCACCCTTGAGCCTTCCGATCGTGAAGCCACCCTGGAGTTCGTGGACGAGGGTTCCTGGGCGCCCGCCGCCGCTACCCTGGCTGCCAGCCAGGATCGACATGATCGTGCCGCCGATCAGCTTTCCCTGCTGACCGCCATTGCCGAGCTGTCCATTGGCCAGAACGGGGAAGCCGACTACTACTTCAAGCAGGACGATCAGCTGATGGGGCAGCTGCAGATGAATGTGACGCAGCACCAGGGTCAGCGCGAGGTCAGTTTCAAGCTGGTTGCCGAAGCGCATGCCGGTGAGCGCCTGGTCATGTCCACCCTGCCGGGTCAGCCGATGGTCTTTGACGGTATGGCCACGCAAGCCGCTCAGGGGGTACTCGCCTTCCGCTCCAATGACGGACGCGCCGAGCTCAGCCTGGGTCAGGATACCGCCACGGCTGCTGATATCCGCGTGCTGGCCGAACCCGGTCCGGTGTTCAGTGAGCAGAGCTGGATGCAGGACGACACGCAGCTGGAGTTCATTCGCCACTGA
- a CDS encoding putative bifunctional diguanylate cyclase/phosphodiesterase has translation MSRQALLPGIHWPGPVGRVPLWLFTLTVVAFYLGSAALAIHFIGAGPVATIWPAAAVALAAFLLAGWWMLPVILVADIASAWLNGLPVLPLAVAGNTLGPLLGAIVFRRIVSLSPLPQSLRETARLLFLILPLIAVITTLSGVLAVQLAGRLNDIDSAILMGSWWLGDMLGLVAFAPLFMALGTRICGFTGVLSGRSGAGREETLLVVSGMLVLASVTWLLPDRPALLPALGNDGLQVIPLMLLLFVMTLWSALRLPSLLTYCLLPLAILIALDHGTSNLQTMNDMAITLQWLLLLPALLIMAAATHLIEAGDRERDFFEQRLRYQSAHDPLTGLLNRRAFERRAREGLASARSERETLLAYLDLDQFQTVNDTLGHGVGDEMLAELAKHMGDVLTEEDCLARLGGDEFGLIIDGQWEEDGGERLQTLHRHIEAFRFLRSGRSFSVRASIGVTTLSGDPEDYGRLLGTADVACMKAKEEGRNRILFSTGPDEVHQRLDEMEWLPIIQNALDEGRIQLHSQALVNLNGDYQQKPTIEILCRLFDTAGELLSPARFIPAAERFGLMPELDRQVVQRALEWLASTERPPGRCFINLSATSISQAEFVEELVDAIRDSGVPGQRLGFEITETATIRNYASAHRLIRQLQGLGCVVALDDFGAGMSSFGHLEELAVDFVKIDGRFVRSMSERPMNEAIVRSISEIGRSSGIRTVAECVENAETVAMLRRIGIDYAQGFHFGRPAPLEEVPPREATPAEAPMKPAPSS, from the coding sequence ATGAGCAGGCAGGCACTTCTGCCCGGAATCCACTGGCCGGGCCCGGTCGGTCGGGTACCGCTGTGGCTGTTCACACTGACCGTGGTCGCGTTCTACCTGGGTTCGGCCGCCCTGGCCATCCATTTCATCGGTGCGGGCCCGGTGGCCACCATCTGGCCGGCGGCCGCCGTGGCCCTGGCTGCCTTTCTGCTGGCGGGCTGGTGGATGCTGCCGGTGATTCTCGTGGCGGATATTGCCAGCGCCTGGCTCAATGGCCTGCCTGTCCTGCCGCTGGCGGTTGCAGGCAATACACTGGGCCCGTTGCTGGGGGCCATCGTCTTCCGCCGGATCGTCAGTCTCTCACCCCTGCCACAGAGCCTGCGTGAAACCGCACGTCTGCTGTTTCTGATCCTCCCCCTGATTGCCGTGATCACGACCCTTTCCGGCGTCCTCGCCGTTCAGTTGGCGGGCCGGCTGAATGACATCGATTCTGCGATACTGATGGGCAGCTGGTGGCTGGGCGACATGCTGGGTCTGGTTGCCTTCGCACCACTGTTCATGGCGCTTGGAACCCGCATCTGCGGTTTCACCGGCGTGCTGTCCGGACGTTCCGGTGCCGGGCGCGAGGAGACGCTGCTTGTGGTAAGCGGCATGCTTGTACTGGCCTCCGTGACCTGGCTGCTGCCCGATCGGCCAGCCCTGTTGCCGGCGCTGGGCAACGACGGCCTGCAGGTGATTCCCCTCATGCTGCTCCTGTTCGTGATGACCCTGTGGTCGGCTCTGAGACTGCCTTCCCTGCTGACCTATTGCCTGCTGCCCCTGGCCATCCTCATTGCACTGGATCACGGCACCAGCAATCTGCAGACCATGAACGACATGGCGATCACCCTGCAGTGGCTGCTTCTGCTGCCGGCCCTGCTGATCATGGCGGCTGCCACACACCTGATCGAGGCCGGCGACCGGGAGCGAGACTTCTTCGAGCAGCGCCTGCGCTACCAGTCGGCCCACGACCCCCTGACCGGCCTGCTCAACCGGCGCGCCTTCGAACGACGGGCCAGGGAGGGGCTGGCGTCGGCAAGAAGTGAACGGGAAACCTTGCTTGCCTATCTGGATCTGGATCAGTTTCAGACGGTGAATGACACCCTTGGGCATGGCGTGGGTGACGAAATGCTGGCCGAGCTGGCCAAGCACATGGGCGATGTGCTGACCGAGGAGGACTGCCTCGCCAGGCTGGGCGGCGACGAGTTCGGCCTGATCATTGACGGTCAGTGGGAGGAAGATGGCGGGGAACGCCTGCAGACACTGCATCGGCATATCGAGGCATTCCGCTTTCTGCGCAGTGGCCGCAGTTTTTCCGTTCGCGCCAGCATCGGCGTAACCACCCTCAGCGGTGATCCGGAAGACTACGGGCGACTTCTGGGAACCGCCGACGTGGCCTGCATGAAAGCCAAGGAGGAGGGTCGCAACCGCATCCTGTTCAGCACCGGACCAGACGAAGTCCACCAGCGTCTGGACGAAATGGAATGGCTGCCGATCATTCAGAATGCCCTGGACGAGGGGCGGATCCAGCTGCATTCCCAGGCTCTGGTGAACCTCAATGGCGATTACCAGCAGAAGCCAACCATCGAGATACTCTGCCGCCTGTTCGATACCGCGGGCGAGTTACTGTCACCGGCTCGATTCATTCCGGCGGCGGAGCGTTTCGGCCTGATGCCGGAGCTGGATCGACAGGTAGTCCAGCGGGCTCTGGAATGGCTGGCAAGCACGGAACGACCACCCGGCCGCTGCTTCATCAATCTGTCCGCAACATCCATCAGCCAGGCGGAGTTTGTCGAGGAGCTGGTCGACGCCATCCGCGACAGCGGCGTACCGGGTCAGCGCCTGGGTTTCGAGATCACCGAAACCGCCACCATTCGCAATTACGCCTCCGCCCACCGCCTGATCCGCCAGTTGCAGGGCCTGGGCTGCGTCGTTGCCCTGGACGATTTCGGCGCCGGCATGTCCTCTTTCGGTCACCTGGAAGAGTTGGCGGTGGATTTTGTAAAGATCGACGGGCGATTCGTGCGCTCCATGTCGGAACGCCCCATGAACGAAGCCATCGTACGCTCGATCAGTGAAATCGGTCGCTCCAGCGGCATTCGCACGGTGGCGGAATGCGTGGAGAATGCCGAAACCGTGGCCATGCTGCGGCGAATCGGCATCGATTATGCCCAAGGCTTCCATTTCGGCCGCCCGGCCCCCCTGGAAGAAGTCCCACCCAGGGAAGCAACACCGGCTGAAGCGCCAATGAAGCCGGCCCCCTCAAGCTGA
- a CDS encoding FGGY family carbohydrate kinase produces MSERPCWLLMDQGGNSSRALLVDERGSVLGEGRRPVATREAGGDRVEQDGAAILADLQASVAEAVSVCPDGHGLAGAGLAVQRGSILCWDKDSGRPLSPVLSWRDRRTSAQAWPRDLPGRVRRTAGLRFSPYGGAPKLRWCLDELPAVRTAARQGRLCMGPLGAFLARGLTGSGEDFVDPTLAQRTLLFSRTLQDWDETLLTSFGLQRAQLPVLRPSRHDFGALQAAPCRLSLLMGDQNAVPLQCGETTADTVYINAGTGAFILRPLSNPLEDPESTPFQLSQLPPLSVDGPPHWALEGSIHGAASALNWFARAEGQERIPHPALTEALMTTGDRPLFINTIDGLGSPWWQPGPAPAFLYAAGSDHLQRLAAVLDSIAFLLRVNLEAMEAAGGPVRVVRLSGGLSHCDGFCQHLANLTGRPVQRLEGGEATAMGLLALLVGGGFSVPACSEFTPARDEALRTRYHVWLDHMPALE; encoded by the coding sequence GTGTCTGAGCGGCCCTGCTGGCTACTGATGGATCAGGGTGGCAACAGCAGCCGTGCCCTGTTGGTGGATGAGCGAGGCAGTGTACTGGGCGAGGGGCGGCGGCCCGTGGCAACCCGTGAAGCGGGCGGTGATCGAGTGGAACAGGACGGCGCCGCCATTCTGGCCGATCTGCAGGCGTCCGTGGCCGAGGCGGTTTCAGTCTGCCCCGACGGTCATGGCCTGGCCGGGGCCGGTCTGGCCGTTCAGCGCGGCTCGATCCTGTGCTGGGACAAGGACAGCGGCCGACCGCTCAGCCCGGTGCTGTCCTGGCGGGATCGGCGTACTTCAGCCCAGGCCTGGCCGCGAGATCTGCCTGGCAGGGTGCGACGGACGGCTGGCCTGCGCTTTTCTCCCTATGGGGGCGCGCCCAAGCTGCGCTGGTGCCTGGACGAACTGCCCGCCGTCCGCACGGCCGCCCGGCAGGGTCGCCTGTGCATGGGGCCGTTGGGTGCCTTTCTCGCTCGCGGCCTGACCGGCAGCGGGGAAGATTTCGTGGATCCGACCCTGGCCCAACGCACACTGCTGTTCTCTCGCACGCTTCAGGACTGGGACGAGACGTTGCTGACGTCCTTCGGTCTGCAGCGGGCACAGCTCCCCGTCTTGCGGCCGTCCCGGCATGACTTCGGTGCCCTGCAGGCAGCGCCCTGTCGGCTGTCCCTGCTGATGGGTGATCAGAATGCGGTGCCGCTGCAGTGTGGTGAGACGACCGCAGACACCGTCTATATCAATGCAGGCACGGGTGCCTTCATTCTGCGGCCGCTGTCAAATCCTCTTGAGGATCCCGAATCCACCCCCTTCCAGCTCAGCCAGTTACCGCCTTTGTCGGTGGATGGGCCGCCGCACTGGGCTCTCGAAGGCAGTATCCATGGTGCAGCGTCGGCATTGAACTGGTTTGCCCGCGCCGAGGGGCAGGAGCGAATTCCCCACCCGGCCCTCACCGAGGCCTTGATGACAACGGGTGACCGACCACTGTTCATCAACACCATCGATGGCCTGGGCTCCCCCTGGTGGCAGCCCGGCCCGGCGCCCGCCTTCCTGTACGCGGCTGGCAGCGATCATCTCCAGCGTCTGGCGGCCGTCCTGGATAGCATCGCCTTCCTGTTGCGCGTCAACCTGGAGGCCATGGAAGCAGCGGGAGGTCCTGTCAGGGTGGTGCGTCTGTCCGGGGGGCTGAGCCACTGTGACGGTTTCTGTCAGCACCTGGCCAATCTCACTGGCCGACCCGTGCAACGTCTGGAGGGAGGTGAGGCCACCGCCATGGGCTTGCTGGCCCTGCTGGTGGGCGGTGGGTTTTCCGTCCCGGCCTGCAGTGAATTCACACCGGCCAGGGATGAGGCCCTGCGGACCCGGTATCACGTCTGGCTGGATCACATGCCGGCGCTCGAATGA
- a CDS encoding glycerophosphodiester phosphodiesterase family protein translates to MNATVTSALDWLVAHRGWPAQWPENSLSGMRAVLEAGARFVELDVHLSRDGCPVVVHDEDLRRVSGTRQRVNRLDADALAQVVIGEATRFGDRFPEERLPRLTDMLQLLAEWPEVTVFVELKRASMRRFGRPALIESVLKALKGHANPCVMISFDHTAVEMARSRGAERIGWVFKPWNESARVEAARLKPDYLFVRQDRIPEGERPFWPGSWQWVVYGVNELRLALTLRQRGAHLIETDCLPELARAWMEAEGGERV, encoded by the coding sequence ATGAACGCCACTGTGACTTCAGCGCTCGACTGGCTGGTTGCCCACCGGGGCTGGCCGGCCCAATGGCCCGAGAACTCCCTTTCCGGCATGCGGGCCGTGCTGGAGGCCGGGGCCCGTTTTGTTGAACTGGATGTGCATCTCTCCCGGGATGGCTGCCCGGTGGTGGTGCACGATGAAGATCTGCGCCGGGTCAGCGGTACCCGGCAGCGGGTCAATCGCCTGGATGCTGACGCCCTGGCTCAGGTGGTGATCGGCGAGGCCACGCGCTTCGGCGATCGTTTCCCGGAGGAACGCCTTCCCCGGCTGACTGACATGCTGCAACTGCTGGCCGAGTGGCCCGAAGTGACGGTGTTCGTGGAACTCAAGCGGGCGAGCATGCGCCGATTCGGTCGCCCGGCCCTGATTGAGTCCGTCCTCAAGGCCCTCAAGGGGCACGCCAACCCCTGTGTAATGATTTCCTTTGATCACACGGCCGTGGAGATGGCCCGCAGTCGCGGGGCCGAACGCATTGGCTGGGTGTTCAAGCCCTGGAACGAAAGCGCCCGGGTGGAGGCGGCCCGCCTCAAGCCCGATTATCTCTTCGTGCGCCAGGATCGGATCCCGGAGGGCGAGCGGCCTTTCTGGCCCGGCAGCTGGCAGTGGGTGGTCTATGGGGTCAACGAGCTCCGGCTTGCCCTCACATTGCGCCAACGCGGTGCGCACCTGATCGAGACCGATTGCCTGCCGGAGCTGGCCCGCGCCTGGATGGAAGCCGAAGGAGGCGAGCGTGTCTGA